A window of Gopherus evgoodei ecotype Sinaloan lineage chromosome 13, rGopEvg1_v1.p, whole genome shotgun sequence contains these coding sequences:
- the SELENOM gene encoding selenoprotein M, with amino-acid sequence MRRLLLLLAGLLAPLRAYEPDWGKLQGLARGKVETCGGUWLNRLKEVKAFVTEDIPLYHNLVMKHLPGADPELVLLSFRYEELERIPLSDMSREEINQLVQELGFYRKEAPDALVPEKFQLAPARPLPILQAKEQGAGPPFPPAPAAKGEHPRMPGNQEHPDL; translated from the exons ATGCGccgcctgctcctgctgctggccggGCTGCTGGCGCCCCTGCGCGCCTACGAGCCGGACTGGGGGAAGCTGCAGGGGCTGGCCCGGGGCAAGGTGGAG ACCTGCGGAGGATGATGGCTGAACCGCCTGAAGGAG GTGAAGGCCTTTGTCACCGAGGACATCCCTCTGTA CCACAACCTGGTGATGAAGCATCTCCCTGGAGCTGACCCTGAGCTTGTGCTGCTCAGCTTCAGATACGAGGAGCTGGAG agAATTCCCCTGAGTGACATGAGCCGGGAAGAGATTAACCAGCTGGTGCAGGAGCTGGGATTTTACCGCAAGGAGGCACCTGATGCCCTGGTGCCTGAGAAGTTCCAGCTCGCCCCAGCCAGGCCTCTGCCCATCCTGCAAGCGAAGGAGCAGGGCGCTGGaccacccttccccccagctcctgcagccaAGGGCGAGCACCCCAGGATGCCTGGCAACCAGGAACATCCGGATCTATAG